A stretch of the Sorangium aterium genome encodes the following:
- a CDS encoding FAD-dependent oxidoreductase, translating to MSTVRRGVLKRAIVASSRGQAQAQRITVVGAGVIGLATAVVLQRDGHRVQVIAAARGERTTSAVAAALWHPFLANPPERVNAWSSRSLDELTRIANEHPEAGVDLLTAREAADDTRLPWWAPSVPDLALEPGPHPLGAPYSLRFTAPRIEPSLHLPWLEAQLDCPVRTEHVRSLAEVEGDCVVNCTGLGARALTGDSELIGVYGQVAIVEPGEIYPDVALGDERDESALVYVIPRRREIVIGGCFIPSPDDRPLTPDPELADAMLQRVRAAGLRPGRLLGSRAGLRPYRSTVRLEREGRVIHNYGHGGSGYTLAWGCAHEVSAMLRDGNASTYGHV from the coding sequence ATGTCGACGGTGAGACGCGGCGTGCTAAAGCGCGCGATCGTGGCGTCATCGAGGGGCCAGGCTCAGGCGCAGCGGATCACCGTCGTGGGCGCAGGGGTGATCGGGTTGGCCACGGCGGTCGTCCTCCAGCGCGACGGCCACCGGGTGCAGGTGATCGCAGCGGCGCGCGGCGAGCGCACGACGTCCGCGGTCGCGGCCGCGCTGTGGCACCCTTTCCTGGCGAACCCGCCCGAGCGCGTCAACGCGTGGTCCTCGAGGAGCCTCGATGAACTCACGCGCATCGCAAACGAACACCCGGAGGCGGGTGTGGATCTCCTGACCGCGCGCGAGGCGGCGGACGACACGCGCCTGCCATGGTGGGCTCCGAGCGTCCCGGACCTCGCGCTCGAGCCTGGACCCCACCCGCTGGGCGCGCCGTACAGCCTGCGATTCACGGCGCCGCGCATCGAGCCATCGTTGCACCTGCCCTGGCTGGAGGCGCAGCTCGACTGTCCAGTGCGCACCGAGCACGTGCGATCTCTGGCCGAGGTCGAGGGCGACTGCGTCGTGAATTGCACCGGGCTCGGGGCGCGCGCGCTCACCGGCGACAGCGAGCTCATCGGCGTCTATGGCCAGGTAGCGATCGTCGAACCAGGCGAGATCTACCCAGATGTCGCACTGGGTGATGAAAGGGACGAATCGGCGCTCGTCTATGTCATCCCAAGGCGTCGCGAGATCGTGATTGGCGGTTGTTTCATCCCGTCGCCCGATGATCGCCCGTTGACGCCTGATCCCGAGCTCGCTGACGCAATGCTCCAGCGGGTGCGCGCGGCCGGGCTCAGGCCGGGCCGCTTGCTCGGTTCACGTGCCGGGCTGCGCCCTTATCGGAGCACCGTGCGGCTCGAGCGTGAAGGCCGCGTGATCCACAACTACGGCCACGGCGGTTCGGGATACACGCTGGCATGGGGTTGTGCCCACGAGGTGAGCGCCATGCTGCGGGACGGCAACGCCTCGACATACGGCCATGTCTAG